The Hemicordylus capensis ecotype Gifberg chromosome 6, rHemCap1.1.pri, whole genome shotgun sequence genome window below encodes:
- the LOC128329961 gene encoding uncharacterized protein LOC128329961, whose translation MATTTRADTIISMMMMTMTIITMQLTIMKQNIPKEDIILTMMKMTMTTMMISIIITTANTMMNTIIITTTVTTMMMMMMTTMMTMTSITTILSIMVTTTTTIMIKMMMMMMMMMMKKNITTTMNIMEITTMMMMMTTMMMNIITTTIMNIMATIITTTIMIKMMMTTTTMMTMTTMNITITTIMATIITTIIMIKMMMRRRRRRIPISSITNIMVTTTTTMMMTTMTMMKMNIITTITNTMMTTITTTMMMMMKMKMTMTVMKRSITIMDITVTSITKKMMMMMMMMMTTVVKMMMTMRMRRKSLMGTITMVAIIIIMRKKSTIVITTIMVMKTSLMKLHLRKRMKMRRKHTSKSTINMKVTKRQKDTMKGKKKRMTMHLKRMKMRSMKRALFATTVPSASIAMNVISVPAKKATAANTARAVSTAITATFALCVRQPVHQGAL comes from the exons ATGGCAACCACCACGAGGGCGGACACCATCATcagcatgatgatgatgacgatgaccaTCATCACCATGCAGCTCACCATCATGAAACAAAATATACCCAAGGAGGACATCATCCTCACCATGATGAAGATGAcgatgacgacgatgatgataagcatcatcatcaccacagCGAACACCATGATGaacaccatcatcatcaccaccacagtgaccaccatgatgatgatgatgatgacgacgatgatgacCATGACAAGCATCACCACCATCCTGAGCATCATGgtgactaccaccaccaccatcatgataaagatgatgatgatgatgatgatgatgatgatgaagaagaacatcaccaccaccatgaaCATCATGGAGATCAccaccatgatgatgatgatgacgacgatgatgatgaacataatcaccaccaccatcatgaacATCATGGCGAcgatcatcaccaccaccatcatgataaagatgatgatgacgacgacgacgatgatgacgatgacgacgatgaacatcaccatcaccaccatcatggcgaccatcatcaccaccatcatcatgataaagatgatgatgaggaggaggaggaggaggatccccATCAGCAGCATCACGAACATCAtggtgaccaccaccaccactatgatgatgacgacgatgacgatgatgaagatgaacatcatcaccaccatcacaaACACCATGAtgaccaccatcaccaccaccatgatgatgatgatgaagatgaagatgacgatgACAGTGATGAAAAGAAGCATCACCATCATGGACATCACAGTCACCAGCATCAccaaaaagatgatgatgatgatgatgatgatgatgacgacagtggtgaagatgatgatgacgatgaggatgaggaggaaaAGTCTCATGGGCACCATCACCATGgtagccatcatcatcatcatgagaaAAAAGAGCACCATCGTCATCACCACCATCATGGTGATGAAGACCAGTCTGATGAAATTGCATCTAAGGAAGAGGATGAAGATGAGGAGGAAGCACACAAGCAAAAGCACCATAAACATGAAGGTCacaaaaagacaaaaagacaCCATGAAGGGGAAGAAG AAGAGGATGACGATGCATCTGAAGAGGATGAAGATGAGGAGTATGAAGCGGGCTCTCTTTGCCACTACTGTGCCTTCTGCAAG